Proteins encoded together in one Mugil cephalus isolate CIBA_MC_2020 chromosome 16, CIBA_Mcephalus_1.1, whole genome shotgun sequence window:
- the acsl5 gene encoding long-chain-fatty-acid--CoA ligase 5 isoform X1 codes for MGFCFAEWIDGARRRRRSRGRGSAVRTHLRGPVAGCTMDFIFQLLFTPLPTPAIVSLLALAAATLFYLHSRPSPIRTPVDLNRQTLGVKDGARKTALLEDNNNLMSYFYSDAKTLYEVFQRGLRVSGNGPCLGYRKPGRPYQWLKYKQVSDRAEHLGSALLHKGLKPNSETFIGIFAQNRPEWIIGELACYTYSMVAVPLYDTLGPEALVFIIDRAEISTVLCDNQKKAETLLQNREKGQTPVLKTIVIMDTFDLELVNRGAKCEVDIVSLQDMEALGKSNLQKPIPPKPEDLSIICFTSGTTGNPKGAMLTHENVVSDAAGVLKSIESSIVPCTQDVSISFLPLAHMFERVVQTALYGAGGRVGFFQGDIRLLPDDMKTLQPTVFPVVPRLLNRVYDKVQSGAKSPVKKWLLNFAVERKLAEVKDGIIRNNSLWDKLIFHKVQETLGGRVRLMVTGAAPISPSVLNFLRAALGCQIFEAYGQTECTAGCTFTMPGDATSGHVGVPMPCNFVKLVDVEEMNYFASNGEGEVCIKGRNVFKGYLKDPEKTQEALDNDGWLHTGDIGKWLPSGVLKIIDRKKNIFKLAQGEYIAPEKIENVYVRSEPVAQVFVHGDSLQSCLVAIVVPDPDVLPGFAKRLGCQGSIEELCKNNEVKKAVIADMTKLGREAGLKSFEQVKDVYLHPEQFTIENGLLTPTLKAKRAELKALFQQQIDKLYANIQ; via the exons GCTGCACCATGGACTTCATCTTCCAGTTACTGTTCACGCCTCTCCCGACCCCGGCCATCGTCTCCCTGCTCGCCCTAGCAGCCGCCACCCTGTTCTACCTCCACTCGCGGCCCAGTCCCATCCGAACCCCCGTTGACCTCAACCGCCAAACTCTGGGCGTCAAG GATGGCGCAAGAAAGACTGCTCTGTTGGAGGATAACAACAACCTGATGTCGTACTTCTACAGTGACGCCAAGACCCTCTATGAGGTTTTTCAGAGGGGTCTGAGAGTTTCAG GCAATGGACCATGCTTGGGCTACAGAAAGCCAGGAAGGCCGTACCAGTGGCTAAAGTACAAGCAG GTGTCCGATAGAGCCGAGCACTTGGGGTCGGCACTTCTTCACAAGGGTCTGAAGCCAAACTCTGAGACTTTCATCGGCATCTTTGCTCAAAATAGACCTGAG TGGATTATTGGCGAACTGGCATGTTACACCTACTCCATGGTAGCGGTTCCCCTGTACGACACGCTGGGTCCTGAGGCCCTTGTGTTCATTATCGACAGAG CCGAGATATCCACAGTACTTTGTGACAACCAGAAGAAAGCAGAAACGCTGCTGCAGAACCGGGAGAAAGGCCAGACTCCAGTTCTCAAAACCATCGTCATCATGGACACATTTGACTTAGAGTTGGTCAATCGAGGAGCCAAGTGTGAGGTGGATATCGTGTCCTTGCAGGACATGGAG GCACTGGGGAAAAGTAATCTTCAAAAGCCCATT cctccGAAGCCAGAAGACCTCAGTATTATCTGCTTTACCAGTGGCACCACAG gAAACCCTAAGGGAGCGATGCTGACTCACGAGAATGTGGTCTCTGATGCTGCAGGTGTTCTCAAAAGCATTGAG TCGTCAATTGTTCCATGTACCCAGGATGTCAGCATTTCCTTCCTGCCATTGGCACACATGTTTGAGAGAGTTGTACAG ACTGCACTTTATGGTGCCGGAGGTAGGGTGGGATTCTTCCAGGGCGACATCAGACTGCTGCCAGATGACATGAAAACCCTGCAGCCCACAGTGTTCCCAGTTGTTCCTCGACTCCTCAACCGTGTCTACGATAAA GTTCAGAGCGGAGCCAAATCGCCTGTCAAAAAATGGCTGCTGAACTTTGCAGTGGAGAGGAAATTAGCAGAAGTAAAAGACGGCATCATCCGGAACAACAGCTTATGGGACAAGCTCATCTTCCACAAAGTCCAG GAGACTCTCGGGGGTCGTGTGCGACTCATGGTGACGGGAGCAGCACCCATATCTCCATCTGTCCTCAACTTCCTCAGAGCTGCTCTGGGTTGCCAG ATCTTTGAGGCGTACGGTCAGACCGAGTGCACAGCCGGCTGCACCTTCACCATGCCAGGAGATGCCACCTCAG GTCATGTAGGTGTGCCTATGCCATGCAATTTTGTGAAGCTGGTGGATGTTGAAGAAATGAACTACTTTGCTTCAAATGGTGAAGGAGAG GTTTGCATCAAGGGTAGAAATGTCTTCAAGGGGTATCTAAAAGacccagagaaaacacaagaggCCTTGGACAATGACGGCTGGCTCCACACTGGGGACATCGGAAAATGGCTTCCG AGTGGAGTTCTGAAGATCATCGACCGCAAGAAGAATATCTTCAAACTCGCTCAGGGTGAATACATCGCACCAGAGAAGATCGAGAACGTCTATGTACGCAGCGAACCCGTGGCCCAAGTATTTGTGCACGGAGACAGTCTTCAG TCCTGTCTAGTTGCCATTGTGGTCCCTGACCCTGATGTCCTGCCAGGTTTTGCCAAACGTCTGGGATGCCAAGGCTCCATTGAAGAACTCTGCAAAAACAAT GAAGTTAAGAAGGCCGTCATTGCAGACATGACCAAACTTGGAAGAGAAGCAGGGCTGAAGTCCTTCGAGCAG GTGAAAGACGTATACCTCCACCCAGAGCAGTTCACCATTGAGAACGGCCTGTTAACTCCCACCCTCAAAGCTAAGA
- the acsl5 gene encoding long-chain-fatty-acid--CoA ligase 5 isoform X2, with the protein MDFIFQLLFTPLPTPAIVSLLALAAATLFYLHSRPSPIRTPVDLNRQTLGVKDGARKTALLEDNNNLMSYFYSDAKTLYEVFQRGLRVSGNGPCLGYRKPGRPYQWLKYKQVSDRAEHLGSALLHKGLKPNSETFIGIFAQNRPEWIIGELACYTYSMVAVPLYDTLGPEALVFIIDRAEISTVLCDNQKKAETLLQNREKGQTPVLKTIVIMDTFDLELVNRGAKCEVDIVSLQDMEALGKSNLQKPIPPKPEDLSIICFTSGTTGNPKGAMLTHENVVSDAAGVLKSIESSIVPCTQDVSISFLPLAHMFERVVQTALYGAGGRVGFFQGDIRLLPDDMKTLQPTVFPVVPRLLNRVYDKVQSGAKSPVKKWLLNFAVERKLAEVKDGIIRNNSLWDKLIFHKVQETLGGRVRLMVTGAAPISPSVLNFLRAALGCQIFEAYGQTECTAGCTFTMPGDATSGHVGVPMPCNFVKLVDVEEMNYFASNGEGEVCIKGRNVFKGYLKDPEKTQEALDNDGWLHTGDIGKWLPSGVLKIIDRKKNIFKLAQGEYIAPEKIENVYVRSEPVAQVFVHGDSLQSCLVAIVVPDPDVLPGFAKRLGCQGSIEELCKNNEVKKAVIADMTKLGREAGLKSFEQVKDVYLHPEQFTIENGLLTPTLKAKRAELKALFQQQIDKLYANIQ; encoded by the exons ATGGACTTCATCTTCCAGTTACTGTTCACGCCTCTCCCGACCCCGGCCATCGTCTCCCTGCTCGCCCTAGCAGCCGCCACCCTGTTCTACCTCCACTCGCGGCCCAGTCCCATCCGAACCCCCGTTGACCTCAACCGCCAAACTCTGGGCGTCAAG GATGGCGCAAGAAAGACTGCTCTGTTGGAGGATAACAACAACCTGATGTCGTACTTCTACAGTGACGCCAAGACCCTCTATGAGGTTTTTCAGAGGGGTCTGAGAGTTTCAG GCAATGGACCATGCTTGGGCTACAGAAAGCCAGGAAGGCCGTACCAGTGGCTAAAGTACAAGCAG GTGTCCGATAGAGCCGAGCACTTGGGGTCGGCACTTCTTCACAAGGGTCTGAAGCCAAACTCTGAGACTTTCATCGGCATCTTTGCTCAAAATAGACCTGAG TGGATTATTGGCGAACTGGCATGTTACACCTACTCCATGGTAGCGGTTCCCCTGTACGACACGCTGGGTCCTGAGGCCCTTGTGTTCATTATCGACAGAG CCGAGATATCCACAGTACTTTGTGACAACCAGAAGAAAGCAGAAACGCTGCTGCAGAACCGGGAGAAAGGCCAGACTCCAGTTCTCAAAACCATCGTCATCATGGACACATTTGACTTAGAGTTGGTCAATCGAGGAGCCAAGTGTGAGGTGGATATCGTGTCCTTGCAGGACATGGAG GCACTGGGGAAAAGTAATCTTCAAAAGCCCATT cctccGAAGCCAGAAGACCTCAGTATTATCTGCTTTACCAGTGGCACCACAG gAAACCCTAAGGGAGCGATGCTGACTCACGAGAATGTGGTCTCTGATGCTGCAGGTGTTCTCAAAAGCATTGAG TCGTCAATTGTTCCATGTACCCAGGATGTCAGCATTTCCTTCCTGCCATTGGCACACATGTTTGAGAGAGTTGTACAG ACTGCACTTTATGGTGCCGGAGGTAGGGTGGGATTCTTCCAGGGCGACATCAGACTGCTGCCAGATGACATGAAAACCCTGCAGCCCACAGTGTTCCCAGTTGTTCCTCGACTCCTCAACCGTGTCTACGATAAA GTTCAGAGCGGAGCCAAATCGCCTGTCAAAAAATGGCTGCTGAACTTTGCAGTGGAGAGGAAATTAGCAGAAGTAAAAGACGGCATCATCCGGAACAACAGCTTATGGGACAAGCTCATCTTCCACAAAGTCCAG GAGACTCTCGGGGGTCGTGTGCGACTCATGGTGACGGGAGCAGCACCCATATCTCCATCTGTCCTCAACTTCCTCAGAGCTGCTCTGGGTTGCCAG ATCTTTGAGGCGTACGGTCAGACCGAGTGCACAGCCGGCTGCACCTTCACCATGCCAGGAGATGCCACCTCAG GTCATGTAGGTGTGCCTATGCCATGCAATTTTGTGAAGCTGGTGGATGTTGAAGAAATGAACTACTTTGCTTCAAATGGTGAAGGAGAG GTTTGCATCAAGGGTAGAAATGTCTTCAAGGGGTATCTAAAAGacccagagaaaacacaagaggCCTTGGACAATGACGGCTGGCTCCACACTGGGGACATCGGAAAATGGCTTCCG AGTGGAGTTCTGAAGATCATCGACCGCAAGAAGAATATCTTCAAACTCGCTCAGGGTGAATACATCGCACCAGAGAAGATCGAGAACGTCTATGTACGCAGCGAACCCGTGGCCCAAGTATTTGTGCACGGAGACAGTCTTCAG TCCTGTCTAGTTGCCATTGTGGTCCCTGACCCTGATGTCCTGCCAGGTTTTGCCAAACGTCTGGGATGCCAAGGCTCCATTGAAGAACTCTGCAAAAACAAT GAAGTTAAGAAGGCCGTCATTGCAGACATGACCAAACTTGGAAGAGAAGCAGGGCTGAAGTCCTTCGAGCAG GTGAAAGACGTATACCTCCACCCAGAGCAGTTCACCATTGAGAACGGCCTGTTAACTCCCACCCTCAAAGCTAAGA